The Chitinophagales bacterium genome has a segment encoding these proteins:
- a CDS encoding 3-oxoacyl-ACP reductase, translated as MSDFLQNPMVKQLAKSLNLPLPIPAQLKRNLNAYSASEIQNKAVAFVGTNNDLFKAITKQLKPLCNDTTIYADKLDAVVLSALDINKVEDSYDFFSTAQQAIKKLNKNARVVVLSQIDETSDEAYAVQKSFEGFSRALSKELGKNGTTVNHLTISNNDANNIAGAIFYFLSDKSSFITGQVVTINSNNESFDFDIQQPLKNKTAIVTGGARGIGAAAAKALAREGAKVIIVDIPQSEDDANKVAMEINADTYLIDVTKEEAAKSLQEYIIKNYKQLDILVNNAGITRDKTLAKMTEQQWNQVMQVNLKASIQLTNTFLAKGFSKMPKIVGLASISGIAGNVGQTNYSASKAGMIALAKALSETKKVYANAVAPGFIETKMTESLPLFVKEGGRRLSTLKQGGLPEDVAELITFLSSPLSDGINGQVIRVCGGSMIGA; from the coding sequence ATGAGCGATTTTTTGCAAAACCCAATGGTAAAACAACTAGCAAAGAGTTTAAATTTACCTTTGCCAATTCCAGCACAATTAAAAAGAAACCTTAATGCATACAGTGCTTCAGAAATACAAAATAAAGCAGTAGCATTTGTTGGTACTAATAATGATTTATTTAAAGCAATTACTAAGCAACTAAAACCATTGTGTAACGATACTACTATTTATGCAGACAAATTAGATGCAGTAGTTTTATCAGCATTAGATATTAATAAAGTAGAAGATTCGTACGATTTCTTTTCTACAGCACAACAAGCAATAAAAAAGTTAAACAAAAATGCTAGAGTGGTCGTTTTATCTCAAATTGACGAAACTTCAGACGAAGCATACGCAGTACAAAAATCTTTCGAAGGATTTTCAAGAGCATTATCTAAAGAATTAGGTAAAAATGGTACTACAGTAAACCATCTTACTATTTCTAATAACGATGCTAATAATATTGCAGGTGCTATTTTTTATTTCTTGTCAGATAAATCTTCATTTATAACAGGACAAGTAGTTACTATTAATAGCAATAATGAATCGTTCGACTTTGATATCCAGCAACCATTAAAAAACAAAACAGCTATTGTTACAGGTGGAGCAAGAGGTATTGGTGCAGCAGCAGCTAAAGCTTTAGCAAGAGAAGGAGCTAAAGTAATTATTGTTGATATTCCACAGTCAGAAGATGATGCCAATAAAGTAGCTATGGAAATTAATGCAGATACTTACTTAATAGATGTTACTAAAGAAGAAGCTGCAAAATCACTACAAGAGTATATTATAAAAAACTATAAACAATTAGATATTTTAGTAAACAATGCAGGAATTACTAGAGATAAAACTTTGGCTAAGATGACTGAACAACAATGGAATCAAGTAATGCAAGTTAACTTAAAGGCGAGCATTCAATTAACCAATACTTTTTTAGCAAAAGGATTTTCTAAAATGCCAAAAATTGTTGGATTGGCTTCAATTTCTGGTATTGCAGGAAATGTTGGACAAACCAATTATTCTGCATCTAAAGCAGGAATGATAGCTTTAGCTAAAGCATTGTCTGAAACTAAAAAGGTTTATGCTAATGCAGTAGCACCAGGTTTTATAGAAACTAAAATGACCGAAAGCTTACCATTATTTGTCAAAGAAGGCGGAAGAAGACTATCTACATTAAAACAAGGTGGCTTACCAGAAGATGTTGCAGAGCTAATTACATTCTTATCTTCTCCTTTATCTGATGGAATAAATGGACAAGTAATTAGAGTTTGTGGTGGTAGTATGATTGGTGCTTAA
- a CDS encoding DUF1232 domain-containing protein: protein MRLKDLTVIVAAFIAFVYLFNPGAGFIEFIPDNFPVIGNLDEAAAVAIIVSAFKYFGINFPDIFKSEERASSKATKKNLKTLP from the coding sequence ATGAGACTAAAAGATTTAACAGTTATAGTAGCAGCTTTTATAGCATTTGTCTACTTATTTAATCCAGGAGCTGGCTTTATAGAATTTATTCCAGATAATTTTCCTGTTATTGGTAATTTAGACGAAGCTGCAGCAGTAGCTATCATTGTATCTGCATTTAAGTATTTTGGAATTAACTTTCCAGATATCTTTAAAAGCGAAGAAAGAGCTAGTTCTAAAGCAACTAAAAAGAATTTAAAAACGCTACCATAA
- a CDS encoding DUF5103 domain-containing protein gives MSTSFSQVYNNQNNTNYLKTVQLYPKGSILAMPIINLNGNEVLEFHFDDLNNSSASYYYTIIQCRADWTPSNMSQIEYIDGFTESTLYNYDYSYSTKTNYIHYSLEIPNMDMNITKSGNYVLIVYTETMDEPLLVKRFMVVEPKVTIDAGIAYTSNIYNRSRYQEVVFDINTKGMIINNPNLEIKATVLQNYRWDNAYIGIPPYLVGYNSISYQYNNKIVFPSGNEFRQVDIRSTRFKGQNVRAFDLSNEDYNQVYLHYDFPRNNQPYLQYNDLSGQYYVESYDFPNPYLEADYVWTRFNYDASMPLDKSSNLYIVGNFNNWQCDNNSMMVYQEDENAYVKNILLKQGFYNYEYLIKNSNGTTDNSITEGFNAETSNDYTILIYYTPFGARYDRLIAVEHLNTLLNRY, from the coding sequence ATGTCAACTTCGTTTTCGCAAGTGTATAACAATCAGAACAATACTAATTACCTAAAAACAGTTCAGCTATATCCAAAAGGTAGTATTTTGGCTATGCCAATTATCAATTTAAATGGCAACGAAGTTTTAGAATTTCATTTTGATGATTTAAACAATAGTTCTGCTTCTTATTACTACACCATTATTCAATGTAGAGCAGATTGGACACCAAGCAATATGAGTCAGATTGAATACATAGACGGATTTACAGAATCTACACTTTATAATTATGATTATTCATATAGTACAAAAACAAATTATATTCATTATTCTTTAGAAATTCCAAATATGGATATGAATATTACAAAATCTGGCAATTATGTGTTGATTGTTTATACTGAAACCATGGACGAACCTTTATTAGTAAAACGATTTATGGTTGTAGAACCTAAAGTTACTATTGATGCTGGAATTGCATATACCAGTAACATCTATAATAGAAGCAGATATCAAGAAGTCGTGTTTGACATCAATACCAAAGGAATGATTATCAATAACCCAAATCTAGAAATTAAAGCTACTGTACTACAAAATTATAGATGGGACAATGCTTACATTGGTATTCCACCATATTTAGTTGGCTATAATAGCATTAGTTATCAGTACAATAATAAAATTGTATTTCCTTCTGGCAACGAATTCAGACAAGTAGATATTCGTTCTACAAGATTTAAAGGACAAAATGTAAGAGCTTTTGATTTAAGTAATGAAGATTACAATCAAGTGTATTTGCATTACGATTTTCCTAGAAATAATCAACCATATTTACAATACAATGATTTGAGTGGACAATATTATGTTGAAAGCTATGATTTTCCAAATCCATATTTAGAAGCAGATTATGTTTGGACAAGATTTAATTATGATGCATCAATGCCTTTAGACAAATCTAGCAACTTATACATTGTAGGTAATTTTAACAATTGGCAATGCGATAATAATTCGATGATGGTTTATCAGGAAGATGAAAACGCATATGTAAAAAATATATTACTAAAACAAGGTTTTTATAATTACGAATACCTTATTAAAAATAGTAATGGCACTACCGACAACAGTATTACCGAAGGATTTAATGCAGAAACCAGTAATGATTACACTATACTTATTTACTACACACCTTTTGGTGCAAGATACGACAGACTAATAGCCGTAGAACATCTAAACACACTACTTAATAGATATTGA
- a CDS encoding GSCFA domain-containing protein: MEFKTTLTKPQQPFELNYGQQILLLGSCFAENIGALLAQHYFNIEVNPYGIIYNPMSLASSLQEIIDRKQYTEEDVFLYQELFASFNHHGKFKSTNKEELLNEINNTIIYFNNYINNLDVLFITFGTAFVYEHIANQQVVANCHKLPSSTFNKRLLNSTEIVSTYLLLIKRLQAVRPNIKIVFTVSPVRHIKDGLIENNRSKAVLLTAVHELVEQLDACFYFPAYELLIDDLRDYRFFDSDLVHPNQLAIKYIWSYLINNYLADKSIFDLIEKYNKLKAHKLLFENTNAAKNHTTQVATMKALLQQEFPYLKLRD, translated from the coding sequence ATGGAATTTAAAACAACGCTTACTAAGCCACAACAGCCATTTGAGTTGAATTATGGTCAACAAATACTGCTACTTGGTTCGTGTTTTGCAGAAAATATTGGTGCATTATTAGCCCAGCATTATTTTAATATTGAAGTAAATCCGTATGGAATTATTTACAATCCGATGAGTTTGGCTAGTAGTTTGCAAGAGATTATAGATAGAAAACAATACACAGAAGAAGATGTTTTTTTATATCAAGAACTCTTTGCTTCGTTCAATCATCATGGAAAATTTAAATCGACAAACAAAGAAGAATTATTAAATGAAATAAACAATACTATTATCTATTTTAATAATTATATAAATAATTTAGATGTTTTATTTATTACTTTTGGAACTGCATTTGTCTATGAACATATTGCTAACCAACAAGTAGTTGCTAACTGTCATAAGTTGCCATCTTCAACATTTAATAAAAGATTATTGAATAGTACTGAAATTGTTTCGACTTATTTGTTATTGATTAAACGATTACAAGCTGTTCGTCCGAATATAAAAATTGTGTTCACAGTATCACCAGTAAGACATATTAAAGATGGTTTAATTGAAAATAATAGAAGCAAAGCTGTATTGTTGACTGCTGTTCATGAATTGGTAGAACAGCTAGATGCTTGTTTTTATTTTCCTGCGTATGAGTTGTTAATAGACGATTTAAGAGATTATCGTTTTTTTGATAGCGATTTAGTGCATCCAAATCAACTAGCAATAAAATATATTTGGAGTTATTTAATTAATAATTATTTGGCTGATAAATCTATATTTGATTTGATAGAAAAATACAATAAATTAAAAGCACATAAATTATTGTTTGAAAATACGAATGCAGCAAAGAATCATACGACACAAGTTGCTACAATGAAAGCATTATTGCAGCAAGAATTTCCTTATTTGAAACTAAGAGATTAG
- the aceK gene encoding bifunctional isocitrate dehydrogenase kinase/phosphatase, whose protein sequence is MNSHQEKIKAIAYQICNAYDELLAQFNEITACAKSNFEQKKYAETFVKQQERYVLYRNYAKNCIQYAQEQLQEACTSEDIWAKIKTEFSRLIASKPYRLNSETFYNSVVRKIFFDKSFNEQIEFFDFNDYRPQRNEEAEKKIVTTILAMHFSKVTIKQLLQTCHFSIPFEDIDRDAEMIFNEVAPTIIYQKSNLYLTHIEILNSIFYRNRGAFIVGRFVYNDWYMPFVIPILNDEGGLFVDSIVYTQAEISVIFSFTRASFMVNTKYPAQLIDYLKKLLPYKAVGELYDSIGYYRHGKTILYRDLMNYTLNHEDKFVIAPGIKGMVMTVFTLKYYNFVFKIIKDKFENPKTITRKEVIKKYEEVELNDRVGRMAYAHLFENLIFPRNLFAFELIQEFKEHCKETVEFIGNNVLIKHVYLERKMTPLNIYLQEANPIDKCKAILDYGFCVKELAAANIFPGDLLMKNFGVTRHGRVIFYDYDEIQQLTELRFRRLPQPDDYDDDRFSQIDISADQNDIFPEEFKSFMVPDGPIGEVFMAEHGDIFTPKLWINIQKKVRQGEYLRFYAYDKSRRFKNKTENDFLDYK, encoded by the coding sequence ATGAACTCGCATCAAGAAAAAATTAAGGCAATTGCTTATCAAATTTGTAATGCATACGACGAATTATTGGCTCAGTTTAATGAAATTACTGCTTGTGCCAAATCAAATTTTGAACAAAAAAAATATGCCGAAACTTTTGTAAAACAACAAGAACGCTATGTATTGTATAGAAATTATGCTAAAAACTGCATACAATACGCTCAAGAACAACTACAAGAAGCATGTACAAGCGAAGACATTTGGGCAAAAATAAAAACAGAATTTTCTAGATTAATAGCATCAAAACCATATCGACTAAATTCCGAGACTTTCTACAATTCTGTAGTAAGAAAAATATTTTTTGATAAATCTTTTAACGAACAAATAGAGTTTTTTGATTTTAACGATTATCGACCTCAACGAAATGAAGAAGCAGAAAAGAAAATAGTAACCACTATTTTAGCAATGCATTTTTCTAAAGTAACAATTAAGCAATTGTTGCAAACTTGTCATTTTTCAATTCCTTTTGAAGATATTGACAGAGACGCAGAAATGATTTTTAATGAAGTAGCACCAACAATTATTTATCAAAAATCAAATTTATATTTAACACATATTGAAATATTAAACTCTATATTTTATAGAAATAGAGGTGCATTTATTGTAGGTCGATTTGTTTATAACGATTGGTACATGCCTTTTGTAATTCCTATTTTAAATGACGAAGGTGGACTTTTCGTCGATTCTATCGTGTACACTCAAGCCGAAATTAGTGTCATCTTTAGTTTTACACGAGCTTCATTTATGGTCAACACTAAATATCCAGCACAACTTATCGACTATCTTAAAAAGCTTTTGCCATACAAAGCAGTCGGAGAATTGTACGATTCTATTGGATATTACAGACATGGTAAAACAATTTTGTATAGAGATTTAATGAACTATACACTCAATCATGAAGATAAATTTGTAATTGCACCAGGAATAAAAGGAATGGTAATGACTGTATTTACTTTAAAATATTATAATTTCGTATTTAAAATAATTAAAGATAAATTTGAAAATCCTAAAACCATTACTAGAAAAGAAGTGATAAAAAAATACGAAGAAGTAGAACTAAACGACAGAGTTGGTAGAATGGCTTATGCACATCTTTTTGAGAATTTAATTTTTCCTAGAAATTTATTTGCGTTCGAACTAATTCAAGAATTTAAAGAACACTGTAAAGAAACGGTTGAATTTATAGGAAATAATGTATTGATAAAACATGTATATTTAGAAAGAAAAATGACACCACTCAATATTTATTTGCAAGAAGCCAATCCAATAGACAAATGCAAAGCCATTTTAGATTATGGTTTTTGTGTAAAAGAGTTAGCAGCAGCTAATATTTTTCCAGGTGATTTACTCATGAAAAATTTTGGTGTTACTAGACATGGTAGAGTTATTTTTTATGATTACGATGAAATTCAACAACTAACAGAGCTACGATTTAGACGATTGCCACAACCAGATGATTACGACGATGATAGATTTAGTCAGATAGATATTTCAGCAGACCAAAATGATATATTTCCAGAAGAATTTAAATCTTTTATGGTACCAGACGGACCAATTGGCGAAGTATTTATGGCAGAACACGGTGATATTTTTACACCAAAACTATGGATTAACATTCAGAAAAAAGTAAGACAAGGAGAGTACTTGCGTTTTTATGCTTATGATAAATCACGCCGATTCAAAAACAAAACCGAAAACGACTTTTTAGATTATAAATAG
- the hisF gene encoding imidazole glycerol phosphate synthase subunit HisF codes for MLTKRIIPCLDIKDGQTVKGVNFVDLIHAGDPVELAQAYVEQGADELVFLDITATVEKRKTLVELVKKVAAAINIPFTVGGGISHIDDVDALLNAGADKISINSSAVKNPDLIDAMAKQFGSQFVVIAIDTKFTNDEWIVYTHGGRTPTTIQTKNWAAEVQNRGAGEILLTSMNHDGTKQGFALDITKYLAENLHIPVIASGGAGKEQHFLEVFNEANADAALAASIFHFGEIPIPQLKNYLQQNGVVVRV; via the coding sequence ATGCTGACAAAAAGAATCATTCCTTGCTTAGATATTAAAGACGGACAAACTGTTAAAGGTGTTAATTTTGTTGATTTAATTCATGCAGGCGATCCAGTTGAATTAGCCCAAGCTTATGTAGAACAAGGAGCAGACGAATTGGTTTTCTTAGATATTACAGCTACTGTTGAAAAAAGAAAAACGCTAGTAGAATTAGTGAAAAAAGTGGCTGCTGCAATAAATATTCCGTTTACAGTTGGTGGTGGCATTAGTCATATTGATGATGTAGATGCTTTGTTGAATGCAGGTGCAGATAAAATCTCTATCAATTCATCTGCAGTAAAAAATCCAGATTTAATTGATGCTATGGCAAAACAATTTGGCAGTCAGTTTGTAGTAATAGCTATAGATACTAAATTTACTAATGATGAATGGATTGTTTATACTCATGGAGGAAGAACACCTACAACAATTCAAACTAAAAATTGGGCAGCAGAAGTTCAAAACAGAGGAGCAGGTGAAATTTTGTTAACTTCTATGAATCATGATGGAACCAAACAAGGTTTTGCTTTAGATATTACTAAATATTTAGCTGAGAATTTGCATATTCCTGTAATTGCAAGTGGTGGAGCAGGAAAGGAGCAACATTTTCTAGAAGTATTTAACGAAGCCAATGCAGATGCAGCATTAGCAGCTAGTATTTTTCATTTTGGCGAAATTCCAATACCACAACTAAAGAACTATTTGCAACAAAATGGTGTAGTAGTTAGAGTGTAA
- the hisA gene encoding 1-(5-phosphoribosyl)-5-[(5-phosphoribosylamino)methylideneamino]imidazole-4-carboxamide isomerase has protein sequence MIIIPAIDLINGQCVRLTKGDYSTTKVYNSNPLEMAQEFEAAGFTHLHLVDLDGAKAGEVKNWQVLETIAKHTSLKIDFSGGIKSLDAAKKALDFGAEKITIGSLAVKNKALLLEWTNTISTDHIIIGADVMNEYIAIHGWQETSNERIEDFIQFYLNHNFKYFMCTDVSKDGMLQGTATDLYQQLITQFPTINLIASGGVATMNDIETTKTIGCYACIVGKAIYENKISLTELQSFN, from the coding sequence ATGATAATTATTCCAGCTATAGATTTAATAAATGGACAGTGTGTGCGATTAACGAAAGGCGATTACTCTACTACGAAAGTTTATAATAGTAATCCATTAGAAATGGCACAAGAATTTGAAGCTGCTGGTTTTACGCATTTACATTTAGTAGATTTAGATGGTGCTAAGGCAGGTGAAGTTAAAAATTGGCAAGTTTTAGAAACCATTGCTAAGCATACTTCCTTAAAAATTGATTTTAGTGGCGGCATTAAATCATTAGATGCTGCTAAAAAAGCATTAGATTTTGGTGCTGAAAAAATTACGATTGGCTCTTTGGCTGTTAAAAATAAAGCGTTGTTGTTAGAATGGACAAACACTATTAGTACAGATCACATCATCATTGGTGCTGATGTAATGAATGAATATATTGCTATACATGGTTGGCAAGAAACATCAAATGAACGAATTGAAGATTTTATACAATTTTACTTAAATCATAACTTTAAGTATTTTATGTGTACTGATGTTAGCAAAGATGGAATGCTACAAGGAACTGCTACAGATTTATATCAACAGTTAATTACTCAATTTCCTACAATTAATTTAATTGCAAGTGGTGGAGTTGCTACTATGAACGATATTGAAACTACTAAAACTATTGGTTGCTATGCTTGTATTGTTGGAAAAGCCATTTATGAAAATAAAATTTCGTTAACCGAACTTCAATCATTCAATTAA